DNA from Nitrospira sp.:
GGCACAGGGACCGTCTTTGAGCATCGGGCAGGTACCGGTCGGCACGACCGTGCTCAAACGGCGGCCGGAAGACTTGACCCCGCGCGAACAAGAGATCTTGCAGTTGGTCTGGTCCGGCCTGACGAACCGGATGATTGCAGAGCGGCTGCACATCAGCATCAAGACCGCTGAGGCTCATCGTGCCAACATGATGAAAAAACTCCGTGTCTCCAACATCGCACAACTGTTGAAGACGGCACTGGAAGAGGGGCTGCTTGCCACCCAGGCGAGCTGATGGGATCCACGGCGACCTGCCCCGCCGTCGGGAGCATCCACTCCCGACGTGCGGGCAGCTCCCCGTGGATCCACCCCTGTCGAAGGATAAATGAGGCTCGCGCCGGCGACGGTGTTTGCAGTACAATGCCCACCGTCGCAGGGGCCGGTCGTGATCGAACAACGTATCGAAGAAATTACGCGCGCCAATCTTGCTTTCTATGCCGCCTTTGAAAGTCTGGACATGCTCCGGATGGACAAGGTGTGGGCCCACCTCGAGTATGTCACGTGCATCCATCCCGGTTGGAGCCTCCGTAGCGACTGGCCGGCGGTGCGGGACTCCTGGGTGTTGATCTTCAACAACACCTTTTCCATGAAATTCGAACTCACCGACGTTCAGGTCCAGGTCGCAGGCGATCTAGGCTGGGTCATCTGCACCGAAAACCTCACCAGCCGCCAGGATGACCAGTCGGTCGAAACCCGTGTCCTCGCCACCAATCTGTTCGAACGTATCGGCGACGAGTGGTTGATGATCCATCACCACGGCAGCCCGGTGATGGGATAGGCAAGCCAAACCTTCCGCCGTCCACGTCACTCACCGGCGAGAGTTGTTACAGAGTTCCCCCAACGGCCTGTCTCAGTGCATTTTTCTATGTCCAGCGTTCCTGGACATATGCTAAGTTGCATTGGGTAGCTATCGGTACTCACCAGGTTTGCCTCGACCTGTAAAGAATGCATGGCGAAGAATTTCAACGACGAAATGATGCCGGTGGATCCGAAGACTTTGAATTCCTTGATCCGATGCGCACGGATGAGCGACGAGACCCTCTTAATATGAATGTTCGATCGAAGCTCGTTCACGTGACCGAGATGCCCTTGCTGGGAACACTGAAAAGACTCTAT
Protein-coding regions in this window:
- a CDS encoding Two-component transcriptional response regulator, LuxR family — encoded protein: MWNENQDLFHSIREERAQGPSLSIGQVPVGTTVLKRRPEDLTPREQEILQLVWSGLTNRMIAERLHISIKTAEAHRANMMKKLRVSNIAQLLKTALEEGLLATQAS
- a CDS encoding Alternative dihydrofolate reductase 3, whose translation is MRLAPATVFAVQCPPSQGPVVIEQRIEEITRANLAFYAAFESLDMLRMDKVWAHLEYVTCIHPGWSLRSDWPAVRDSWVLIFNNTFSMKFELTDVQVQVAGDLGWVICTENLTSRQDDQSVETRVLATNLFERIGDEWLMIHHHGSPVMG